In Brienomyrus brachyistius isolate T26 chromosome 14, BBRACH_0.4, whole genome shotgun sequence, the following proteins share a genomic window:
- the LOC125707992 gene encoding synaptotagmin-16-like — MSAPREGEGGSTGTALAAWFSQVSQAISSAFLSLGPGGSNPGGPDPGCQAGGGQDAVVEETTMDERNTQEAIRMRLVQLGLTEEQIADRLSTIPEEMEDVESQLLCPEEGLSCAHSSVHSYGADEDCSTSSDSDDEMARRFGVTRASSWGAQSGARSAAGRSHNQEEGSSEPSDHEDDNRLSRLSFQDSLTNTEHDEASLGSQDTTGGLEPRPRDASADPECRLVPGFDTQAADGSSDVETPLDNQDCDDNNDATDSSTWSPEEQTGGEGPARTPPPSSHQPISKCGDLIVILEYKASLRRLLVTVVTARDIPDKERSGVDSWQVHAVLLPAKKQRHKTGVQRGPTPLFGETFRFSQLELAELRSCALRFRLYAAGRMMRERMMGETLFYLKDLTPEAEMEANLILAPRSNMKGADSQLSLSAVSQSDGTSSTQSLSHGGVPELLIGLAYSATTGRLSVELVKGSHFRNLAVNRPPDTYGKLTLLDSAGQEMSRCKTSLRRGQPHPVYKETFIFQVALFQLSDVTLLVSIYSQRSMKRKEMVGWVSLGLSSSGEEERLHWQDMRESQGEQVCRWHVLLES, encoded by the exons ATGTCAGCCCctagggagggagagggaggcagCACCGGTACTGCGCTGGCCGCATGGTTCTCGCAAGTCTCCCAGGCCATTTCCTCTGCCTTCCTCAGCCTGGGCCCAGGGGGCAGTAACCCAGGAGGGCCTGACCCTGGGTGCCAGGCTGGCGGCGGGCAGGACGCGGTCGTGGAGGAAACCACCATGGACGAGAGGAATACGCAGGAAGCCATCCGCATGCGACTCGTCCAGCTGGGTCTCACCGAGGAGCAGATAGCTGACCGGCTCTCCACCATCCCGGAGGAGATGGAGGATGTGGAGAGCCAGCTCCTGTGCCCAGAGGAGGGCCTGTCGTGCGCACACTCCTCCG TGCACAGCTATGGAGCGGATGAGGATTGTTCCACATCTTCGGACAGCGATGATGAGATGGCGAGGCGGTTTGGGGTCACCCGGGCAAGTTCGTGGGGGGCCCAGAGCGGAGCGAGGAGTGCAGCTGGGCGGAGCCATAACCAGGAGGAGGGTAGTTCAGAGCCCTCAGACCATGAAG ATGACAACAGACTCAGCAGGCTGAGTTTCCAGGATTCCTTGACTAACACGGAGCATGACGAGGCCTCCTTGGGCTCCCAGGATACCACAGGGGGCCTCGAGCCAAGACCACGTGATGCCTCTGCAGATCCTGAGTGTCGTCTGGTCCCTGGGTTCGACACACAGGCCGCTGACGGCAGCTCGGATGTGGAGACGCCGCTGGACAACCAGGACTGTGATGACAATAATGATGCCACAGACAGCTCCACCTGGAGCCCTGAG GAGCagacggggggggaggggccggCCAGGACCCCGCCTCCCAGCAGCCACCAGCCCATCTCCAAGTGTGGCGACCTCATCGTTATCCTGGAGTACAAGGCATCGCTGCGGAGGCTGCTGGTCACCGTGGTGACGGCGAGGGACATCCCAGACAAGGAACGTAGCGGCGTTGACTCCTGGCAGGTGCATGCCGTACTGCTGCCGGCTAAGAAACAGCGGCACAAAACAGGCGTGCAGCGGGGACCGACGCCCCTCTTCGGGGAGACCTTCCGCTTCTCGCAGCTGGAGCTGGCCGAGCTGCGCAGCTGCGCCCTGCGCTTCCGCCTCTACGCGGCGGGCCGGATGATGCGCGAACGCATGATGGGCGAGACACTGTTCTACTTGAAGGATCTGACCCCGGAGGCCGAGATGGAGGCCAACTTAATACTGGCACCCCGGAGCAACATGAAG GGTGCCGACTCCCAGCTCAGCCTCTCGGCCGTCTCCCAGAGCGACGGTACCTCGTCCACGCAGTCCCTGTCTCACGGCGGCGTCCCCGAGCTGCTGATCGGCCTGGCTTACAGTGCCACCACCGGCCGCCTGTCCGTGGAGCTGGTCAAGGGCAGTCACTTCCGCAACCTGGCCGTCAACCGGCCTCCTG ACACCTACGGCAAGTTGACCCTGCTGGACTCGGCGGGCCAGGAGATGTCCCGCTGTAAGACCTCCCTTCGCCGGGGGCAGCCGCACCCCGTGTACAAGGAGACCTTCATCTTCCAGGTGGCGCTCTTCCAGCTGTCCGACGTCACGCTGCTGGTGTCCATCTACAGCCAACGCAGCATGAAGCGCAAGGAGATGGTGGGCTGGGTGTCCCTCGGCCTCAGCTCCAGCGGTGAGGAGGAGCGGCTGCACTGGCAGGACATGCGTGAGTCGCAGGGCGAGCAGGTCTGCCGCTGGCACGTCCTGCTGGAGTCCTAG